The Nocardia sp. NBC_01329 sequence GTCAAGGGGACGCTCGCCACCAGGACGATCGCGGCAGCCGCGACCAGGTGGGTCGGGTAGATCTTCACTCATTGTGGCGAGAGCCGGGCTGAGGTGAGCAACTGCGCTGCAACCAATACGCGCCGGTCCTGTCCGGAGTGGCCGGAGAGCTGAAGGCTCGAAGGCCGCACGGCGAATCCATCACCGGTGGGAACAACGGCACTCGGTGCATCGAGATAGCTCAACATCATCGTCAGGTTCAGCGCACGCGCATTCATTTCGTCGTGCAGCTCCGGAGAGTCGCGGATGTCCACGTAGGCGGGCGCGTCGATCTCGGCTGCCGGGTTCAGCATGACAGCGTTCCCCAGCTCCCGGCCGAACTGCTGCCGCAACGTCGGTATGGCGTCGTAGAGAGCGGTGGAGCCGTGCTCCCGCAATCGGGCACGCGATCGCCGCAGGCGGCGCTGGACCGGTGCGGAAAGGAGGTTCGGCTGCTCGAGATATGCGCCGAATGCGGCGAATGCCTCCGACTCCACGATCGGGATATGTTGCCGATGCAGTCGTTGGACGGTGTCGAGAACATCGATCCTGCGTTGGACGATGCGGTGCCCTTTTCCGCGCAAGCAAGCCAGATCGGCGTGGAACCGTTCGAGAACATCCTGATCACACCTGGCGAGATATTCGTCGTGCGGGACCACGAAGACCGGGGTCGACGAATCGGTGACCGCATGCGCCTCGCTCGCCAGAATCCGGTCGATGGTTTCCAGGTGCGCGACGCTGGCCGCGATCACCGCGACCGCATCCAATGTCGGTGCGAGTGGGGTCATGCCCGCGCTCGGATAGCGGCCCAGACTGGGCCGGAATCCGGGCACTCCCGCCCACGCCGCCGGGATCCGCCCGGATCCGGAGGTATCGCTGGCGAGCGCGAACGCCACAACTCCGGCCCGGACGGCCGCTGCCGAGCCCGACGACGAGCCACCGACCAGGTATTCGCGGCCGGCTCGGGTCAGCGTCGGTGTCCCGAACCTCTCGTTGACTCCGAGCCCGGAATACGCGAGCTCGCTCATAGTGGTCTTGCCGATCAGTACCGCTCCGGCCGCGGTGATACGCCGCACGGCCTCCGCGTCCCGGCGGGCAAGCGGCCGCCGGTCGAAGATCTGTGACGCTGCCGAGGTGCGGGTCCCGCGAACATCGAAAACATCCTTCACGGCGAATGGCATTCCGGCGAGCTCGCCCCCGAGACCCTGTGGATCGGTCGCCGCGCGGGCAGGCGTGAGCTGGAGGAAGACGTTCTCGGTCTGTTGTGCCTTCGCCAGCGCGTATTCCGGCGTCAACTGTTCACGCGGACCGGTCATCTCACACCACCTGCTGCCGAGTGCTCAGCAGACGCTGCGAGCGGGCAAGTCCACCGAGCGGGCGGCCCATCGTCTCCTCACCGAGGACGAGCGTCGCCAAGAGCCCGACAGCGTTGACCGCCGCAAGAAACCACATCACTGCGCCGACACCGAAACCGGTCAAGAAGGCGGGAAGGAAGAAAGTGCTGATCGCGGCACCGATACGACTGATCGCCACGACGATCCCGGTCGCGGTGGCTCGCACAGAGGTCGGGAACAATTCGTTGGGAACAATGATCTCGATGAAGTTCGACGCGCCCGACGCGACCGCGTACAACGCGAGCGCGGCGAACAGCAAACTCGGTGGGGCCGCCGGGAAAACGGCGATGAACCCGAAGGTAAGCGCCATGATCGCGAAGGTGCTGACCAGCAGTGGGATCCGGCCGATCCGATCGACAAGCCAGAGTCCTGGCACGCTGCCCACGACGAACAGCAACGCGATGAGCAGTTCGGGCAGATAGTGCGACTCGGTTCCGATACCGAGGTCGTGTAGCAGTGTCGGCCCGAAGCTGTAGATGGCGAACAGGGGGATGACGTGAGCGATGAAGAATGCGCTCACAAAGACGATTCGCCGAATCGAGAGCCGGGTCATCAGTGCTGCCGGAGTTGTTTCGGGTTCATGCAGCTCATCCACCTGGGCGTCCGGGCCCCAGATCTTGCGGACGACCTGCTCTGCCTCGGCGCGACGACCACAGCTGAGCAGCCAGCGGGGCGACTCCGGCGCGTTCAGGCGCAGGACGAGTGTCACCACACCTATGACGGCAGGAGAGGCGAGCATCCACCGCCACGCGTCGGGCCCGATTGCCGACAACGCCCACCCGGCCCCGGCGGCGAGTGCCGCCCCGACTCCGAACGCGGCGAACAGGGCACCGAGCAGCCGTCCGCGATACCGACTGGGGACGAACTCCGCGAGCATCGAACTCGCGATCGGATAGTCGGCGCCGATCATGACTCCCAGCGCGAAGCGCAGCACGACGAGCTGCCATGGTTCGACCACGAACGCACTGAGGATCGAGAGAACACTCAGAGCGACCAGATTGCCGATGTACATGACCTTGCGGCCGATACGGTCGGTCAACCGCCCGAACACAACGCCACCGACAAGGATGCCCGCGAGTGCTGATGCCGCGGCGAGGCCCGTCTGCGTGGCATCGAGGTCGAGCGCCGGGCCGAGCGTCACCAGCGCGAGACCGATGATTGTGACGATGTAGCCGTCCAGTAGCGGGCCACCGGCCGAGAAGGCCGTCAGTTTCAGATGAAACCGCGTGAGCGGGGCGCGATCGATAAAGGACTCAGCGGGATCGGACATTGGACGTTTCCTCTGCAGTGAAGTGGTTCGGTCGCTCGCGGTTCAGCCCGCGGCCCGTGCGGGCGCGGCGGATCGCGGTAGCAGTGTGCTCGCGGTGAAAGTGCTTCCGATGCGGCCGAGCGGGCGGACGGCCGTCTTGTCGATACGGCCGGACCCGGTGATCAGCCGCTCCGATACCCGGGCGGTGAGGACCGCACCGAACACCAGGGTTTCGCGGCCGAAAGATCGGGTTTCCACGAGCTCGCACTCGAAGACGGCGGCGCATCCGTCGATTACGGGCGGCGACACCCGGAATGCCTTACTGGTCGGCAGGGCGAGCGCAGCTAGTTCATCGAACTGAGGCGGGCTGTCGTCACCGCTTCGGGCGACCTCGTCGACACGATCTGTCTCCGCGATCTGCACGACGAACTGCCGCGTCGCCAGGATATTGCCGAGTGTGTCCTTGGGGCTGCCGTCCTCGCGCGGCTCGATGGCGACCATGAGAACCAGGGGGTCGGTGGAGGCGATCGTGAAGAAACTGAAAGGTGCGAGATTGTTCTCCTGGGCCGGGCTCACCGAGGTGATCCACGCGATCGGCCGCGGCGCGACGGTCCACGACACCATCGAGAACCGTTCGGCGGGGCCGAGGTGATCGATGGAGATCATCGAGCTCATGCGCGGCGTCCGATGACCTCGTAGGCGACACCGGTGGGAGTCCGTCCTACTCCGTTCGTCGGCGCGAGATCCTGCGGGCACGCCGAGAGCACCACCACGACATCCTCGAGCGCTGCCAATCGAACGTGATCAGCCGGACGTGCGAGCGGTGAATCGATCGAGAACGCGCCATCCGGCGTGATCGGGACCCGCATGAAGAGGTTCAGCGGCTGCGGAACGAACTGCGGAGCTTCGACACCGGCGGCGGCCAGCGCTTCGAAGAAGTTGTCATGACAATTGTCGTGATACCCCTCGACCCCGAGTTGCCGGTAGC is a genomic window containing:
- a CDS encoding amidase family protein, which codes for MTGPREQLTPEYALAKAQQTENVFLQLTPARAATDPQGLGGELAGMPFAVKDVFDVRGTRTSAASQIFDRRPLARRDAEAVRRITAAGAVLIGKTTMSELAYSGLGVNERFGTPTLTRAGREYLVGGSSSGSAAAVRAGVVAFALASDTSGSGRIPAAWAGVPGFRPSLGRYPSAGMTPLAPTLDAVAVIAASVAHLETIDRILASEAHAVTDSSTPVFVVPHDEYLARCDQDVLERFHADLACLRGKGHRIVQRRIDVLDTVQRLHRQHIPIVESEAFAAFGAYLEQPNLLSAPVQRRLRRSRARLREHGSTALYDAIPTLRQQFGRELGNAVMLNPAAEIDAPAYVDIRDSPELHDEMNARALNLTMMLSYLDAPSAVVPTGDGFAVRPSSLQLSGHSGQDRRVLVAAQLLTSARLSPQ
- a CDS encoding MFS transporter, producing MSDPAESFIDRAPLTRFHLKLTAFSAGGPLLDGYIVTIIGLALVTLGPALDLDATQTGLAAASALAGILVGGVVFGRLTDRIGRKVMYIGNLVALSVLSILSAFVVEPWQLVVLRFALGVMIGADYPIASSMLAEFVPSRYRGRLLGALFAAFGVGAALAAGAGWALSAIGPDAWRWMLASPAVIGVVTLVLRLNAPESPRWLLSCGRRAEAEQVVRKIWGPDAQVDELHEPETTPAALMTRLSIRRIVFVSAFFIAHVIPLFAIYSFGPTLLHDLGIGTESHYLPELLIALLFVVGSVPGLWLVDRIGRIPLLVSTFAIMALTFGFIAVFPAAPPSLLFAALALYAVASGASNFIEIIVPNELFPTSVRATATGIVVAISRIGAAISTFFLPAFLTGFGVGAVMWFLAAVNAVGLLATLVLGEETMGRPLGGLARSQRLLSTRQQVV
- a CDS encoding flavin reductase family protein, whose product is MSSMISIDHLGPAERFSMVSWTVAPRPIAWITSVSPAQENNLAPFSFFTIASTDPLVLMVAIEPREDGSPKDTLGNILATRQFVVQIAETDRVDEVARSGDDSPPQFDELAALALPTSKAFRVSPPVIDGCAAVFECELVETRSFGRETLVFGAVLTARVSERLITGSGRIDKTAVRPLGRIGSTFTASTLLPRSAAPARAAG
- a CDS encoding urea carboxylase-associated family protein, coding for MELAARTGTTVELSAGDELVVTNTHGRQVVDTWALSAEKPTRFLSAPHTWMHHGRLTIRVGDSLMDNTRRPLLSMIEDSSPGDHDMLIPSCDLARYRQLGVEGYHDNCHDNFFEALAAAGVEAPQFVPQPLNLFMRVPITPDGAFSIDSPLARPADHVRLAALEDVVVVLSACPQDLAPTNGVGRTPTGVAYEVIGRRA